A section of the Lutra lutra chromosome 3, mLutLut1.2, whole genome shotgun sequence genome encodes:
- the PCID2 gene encoding PCI domain-containing protein 2 isoform X5 — protein MLFLVNQLFKIYFKINKLHLCRPLIRAIDSSNLKDDYSTAQRVTFRYYVGRKAMFDSDFKQAEEYLSFAFEHCHRASQKNKRMILIYLLPVKMLLGHMPTIELLRKYRLMQFAEVTKAVSEGNLLLLNEALTKHETFFIRCGIFLILEKLKIITYRNLFKKVYLLLRTHQLSLDAFLVALKFMQVEDVDIDEVQCILANLIYMGHIKGYISHQHQKLVVSKQNPFPPLSTVC, from the exons ATGCTGTTCCTGGTGAACCAGCTGTTCAAGATCTACTTCAAG ATCAACAAGCTGCACCTGTGCCGGCCGCTCATCCGCGCCATCGACAGCTCGAACCTCAAGGATGACTACAGCACCGCGCAGAGGGTGACGTTCAGGTACTACGTCGGGCGCAAGGCCATGTTCGACAGCGACTTCAAGCAAG CGGAGGAGTACCTGTCCTTCGCCTTCGAGCACTGCCACCGCGCGAGTCAGAAGAACAAAAGGATGATTCTGATATATTTGCTTCCGGTCAAAATGCTGCTG GGTCACATGCCGACCATCGAGCTGTTGAGGAAGTACCGTCTCATGCAGTTTGCCGAAGTGACCAAAGCCGTCAG CGAAGGCAACCTCCTGCTCCTGAACGAGGCGCTGACGAAGCACGAGACCTTCTTCATCCGCTGCGGCATCTTCCTCATCCTCGAGAAGCTGAAAATCATCACCTACAGGAATCTTTTCAAGAAAGT GTACCTGCTGCTCAGAACACACCAGTTGTCTCTGGACGCCTTCCTGGTCGCCTTGAAGTTCATGCAGGTCGAGGACGTGGACATCGACGAGGTCCAGTGCATCCTGGCCAACCTGATCTACATG GGCCACATCAAAGGCTACATATCACACCAGCACCAGAAGCTGGTAGTTAGCAAGCAGAACCCGTTCCCTCCGCTGTCCACAGTGTGTTGA
- the PCID2 gene encoding PCI domain-containing protein 2 isoform X2 produces the protein MASPEEKCQQVLEPPYDEMFAAHLRCTYAVGNHDFIEAYKCQTVIVQSFLRAFQAHKEENWALPVMYAVALDLRVFANNADQQLVKKGKSKVGDMLEKAAELLMSCFRVCASDTRAGIEDSKKWGMLFLVNQLFKIYFKVGLWGPFLPPVSPDAISGPASTASPGRDPHLAASSQGLSTCGVQGLSRGCAHGPVGASAPRGELHLPGRAWCPLGDLGCPVGGVARWGVSPRGECRCTTGTEQVAAGRRGRTGQEVLVARRMLSRLLGSGRSGVAESPRGPSQINKLHLCRPLIRAIDSSNLKDDYSTAQRVTFRYYVGRKAMFDSDFKQAEEYLSFAFEHCHRASQKNKRMILIYLLPVKMLLGHMPTIELLRKYRLMQFAEVTKAVSEGNLLLLNEALTKHETFFIRCGIFLILEKLKIITYRNLFKKVYLLLRTHQLSLDAFLVALKFMQVEDVDIDEVQCILANLIYMGHIKGYISHQHQKLVVSKQNPFPPLSTVC, from the exons ATGGCCTCTCCAGAAGAGAAGTGTCAGCAGGTTTTGGAACCCCCTTATGACGAAATGTTTGCTGCTCATTTAAG ATGCACCTATGCGGTGGGGAACCACGATTTCATCGAGGCGTATAAATGCCAGACTGTCATCGTCCA GTCGTTCCTGCGCGCGTTTCAAGcccacaaagaagaaaactg GGCCCTGCCTGTCATGTATGCTGTCGCCCTTGACCTCCGGGTGTTTGCCAACAAC GCGGACCAGCAGCTGGTGAAGAAGGGGAAGAGCAAGGTCGGGGACATGCTGGAGAAGGCGGCCGAGCTGCTCATGAGCTGCTTCCGCGTCTGCGCCAGCGACAC GCGGGCCGGCATCGAGGACTCCAAGAAGTGGGGGATGCTGTTCCTGGTGAACCAGCTGTTCAAGATCTACTTCAAGGTGGGACTGTGgggccccttccttcctcctgtctccccGGATGCCATCTCCGGACCGGCCTCCACGGCCTCGCCGGGTCGAGACCCTCACCTGGCCGCCTCCAGCCAAGGGCTAAGCACCTGCGGGGTTCAGGGACTGTCACGAGGGTGTGCGCATGGCCCCGTGGGAGCCTCTGCCCCACGAGGGGAGCTGCACCTCCCGGGGAGAGCCTGGTGCCCACTGGGGGACCTGGGCTGTCCCGTGGGGGGTGTCGCCCGGTGGGGGGTGTCGCCCCGTGGGGAGTGTCGCTGTACGACTGGTACGGAGCAGGTGGCCGCGGGCAGGCGGGGGCGGACGGGTCAAGAGGTCCTCGTGGCGCGGCGCATGCTCTCGCGTCTCTTGGGAAGCGGTCGGTCCGGTGTCGCTGAGTCGCCGCGGGGGCCGTCGCAGATCAACAAGCTGCACCTGTGCCGGCCGCTCATCCGCGCCATCGACAGCTCGAACCTCAAGGATGACTACAGCACCGCGCAGAGGGTGACGTTCAGGTACTACGTCGGGCGCAAGGCCATGTTCGACAGCGACTTCAAGCAAG CGGAGGAGTACCTGTCCTTCGCCTTCGAGCACTGCCACCGCGCGAGTCAGAAGAACAAAAGGATGATTCTGATATATTTGCTTCCGGTCAAAATGCTGCTG GGTCACATGCCGACCATCGAGCTGTTGAGGAAGTACCGTCTCATGCAGTTTGCCGAAGTGACCAAAGCCGTCAG CGAAGGCAACCTCCTGCTCCTGAACGAGGCGCTGACGAAGCACGAGACCTTCTTCATCCGCTGCGGCATCTTCCTCATCCTCGAGAAGCTGAAAATCATCACCTACAGGAATCTTTTCAAGAAAGT GTACCTGCTGCTCAGAACACACCAGTTGTCTCTGGACGCCTTCCTGGTCGCCTTGAAGTTCATGCAGGTCGAGGACGTGGACATCGACGAGGTCCAGTGCATCCTGGCCAACCTGATCTACATG GGCCACATCAAAGGCTACATATCACACCAGCACCAGAAGCTGGTAGTTAGCAAGCAGAACCCGTTCCCTCCGCTGTCCACAGTGTGTTGA
- the PCID2 gene encoding PCI domain-containing protein 2 isoform X4 — MLFLVNQLFKIYFKVGLWGPFLPPVSPDAISGPASTASPGRDPHLAASSQGLSTCGVQGLSRGCAHGPVGASAPRGELHLPGRAWCPLGDLGCPVGGVARWGVSPRGECRCTTGTEQVAAGRRGRTGQEVLVARRMLSRLLGSGRSGVAESPRGPSQINKLHLCRPLIRAIDSSNLKDDYSTAQRVTFRYYVGRKAMFDSDFKQAEEYLSFAFEHCHRASQKNKRMILIYLLPVKMLLGHMPTIELLRKYRLMQFAEVTKAVSEGNLLLLNEALTKHETFFIRCGIFLILEKLKIITYRNLFKKVYLLLRTHQLSLDAFLVALKFMQVEDVDIDEVQCILANLIYMGHIKGYISHQHQKLVVSKQNPFPPLSTVC, encoded by the exons ATGCTGTTCCTGGTGAACCAGCTGTTCAAGATCTACTTCAAGGTGGGACTGTGgggccccttccttcctcctgtctccccGGATGCCATCTCCGGACCGGCCTCCACGGCCTCGCCGGGTCGAGACCCTCACCTGGCCGCCTCCAGCCAAGGGCTAAGCACCTGCGGGGTTCAGGGACTGTCACGAGGGTGTGCGCATGGCCCCGTGGGAGCCTCTGCCCCACGAGGGGAGCTGCACCTCCCGGGGAGAGCCTGGTGCCCACTGGGGGACCTGGGCTGTCCCGTGGGGGGTGTCGCCCGGTGGGGGGTGTCGCCCCGTGGGGAGTGTCGCTGTACGACTGGTACGGAGCAGGTGGCCGCGGGCAGGCGGGGGCGGACGGGTCAAGAGGTCCTCGTGGCGCGGCGCATGCTCTCGCGTCTCTTGGGAAGCGGTCGGTCCGGTGTCGCTGAGTCGCCGCGGGGGCCGTCGCAGATCAACAAGCTGCACCTGTGCCGGCCGCTCATCCGCGCCATCGACAGCTCGAACCTCAAGGATGACTACAGCACCGCGCAGAGGGTGACGTTCAGGTACTACGTCGGGCGCAAGGCCATGTTCGACAGCGACTTCAAGCAAG CGGAGGAGTACCTGTCCTTCGCCTTCGAGCACTGCCACCGCGCGAGTCAGAAGAACAAAAGGATGATTCTGATATATTTGCTTCCGGTCAAAATGCTGCTG GGTCACATGCCGACCATCGAGCTGTTGAGGAAGTACCGTCTCATGCAGTTTGCCGAAGTGACCAAAGCCGTCAG CGAAGGCAACCTCCTGCTCCTGAACGAGGCGCTGACGAAGCACGAGACCTTCTTCATCCGCTGCGGCATCTTCCTCATCCTCGAGAAGCTGAAAATCATCACCTACAGGAATCTTTTCAAGAAAGT GTACCTGCTGCTCAGAACACACCAGTTGTCTCTGGACGCCTTCCTGGTCGCCTTGAAGTTCATGCAGGTCGAGGACGTGGACATCGACGAGGTCCAGTGCATCCTGGCCAACCTGATCTACATG GGCCACATCAAAGGCTACATATCACACCAGCACCAGAAGCTGGTAGTTAGCAAGCAGAACCCGTTCCCTCCGCTGTCCACAGTGTGTTGA
- the PCID2 gene encoding PCI domain-containing protein 2 isoform X3 — MAHITINQYLQQVYEAIDSRDGASCAELVSFKHPHVANPRLQMASPEEKCQQVLEPPYDEMFAAHLRCTYAVGNHDFIEAYKCQTVIVQSFLRAFQAHKEENWALPVMYAVALDLRVFANNADQQLVKKGKSKVGDMLEKAAELLMSCFRVCASDTRAGIEDSKKWGMLFLVNQLFKIYFKINKLHLCRPLIRAIDSSNLKDDYSTAQRVTFRYYVGRKAMFDSDFKQAEEYLSFAFEHCHRASQKNKRMILIYLLPVKMLLGHMPTIELLRKYRLMQFAEVTKAVSEGNLLLLNEALTKHETFFIRCGIFLILEKLKIITYRNLFKKVYLLLRTHQLSLDAFLVALKFMQVEDVDIDEVQCILANLIYMGHIKGYISHQHQKLVVSKQNPFPPLSTVC; from the exons ATGGCGCACATCACCATCAACCAGTACCTGCAGCAG GTCTATGAAGCCATCGACAGCAGGGATGGGGCGTCCTGTGCAGAGCTGGTGTCCTTCAAGCACCCTCACGTTGCCAATCCACGGCTTCAG ATGGCCTCTCCAGAAGAGAAGTGTCAGCAGGTTTTGGAACCCCCTTATGACGAAATGTTTGCTGCTCATTTAAG ATGCACCTATGCGGTGGGGAACCACGATTTCATCGAGGCGTATAAATGCCAGACTGTCATCGTCCA GTCGTTCCTGCGCGCGTTTCAAGcccacaaagaagaaaactg GGCCCTGCCTGTCATGTATGCTGTCGCCCTTGACCTCCGGGTGTTTGCCAACAAC GCGGACCAGCAGCTGGTGAAGAAGGGGAAGAGCAAGGTCGGGGACATGCTGGAGAAGGCGGCCGAGCTGCTCATGAGCTGCTTCCGCGTCTGCGCCAGCGACAC GCGGGCCGGCATCGAGGACTCCAAGAAGTGGGGGATGCTGTTCCTGGTGAACCAGCTGTTCAAGATCTACTTCAAG ATCAACAAGCTGCACCTGTGCCGGCCGCTCATCCGCGCCATCGACAGCTCGAACCTCAAGGATGACTACAGCACCGCGCAGAGGGTGACGTTCAGGTACTACGTCGGGCGCAAGGCCATGTTCGACAGCGACTTCAAGCAAG CGGAGGAGTACCTGTCCTTCGCCTTCGAGCACTGCCACCGCGCGAGTCAGAAGAACAAAAGGATGATTCTGATATATTTGCTTCCGGTCAAAATGCTGCTG GGTCACATGCCGACCATCGAGCTGTTGAGGAAGTACCGTCTCATGCAGTTTGCCGAAGTGACCAAAGCCGTCAG CGAAGGCAACCTCCTGCTCCTGAACGAGGCGCTGACGAAGCACGAGACCTTCTTCATCCGCTGCGGCATCTTCCTCATCCTCGAGAAGCTGAAAATCATCACCTACAGGAATCTTTTCAAGAAAGT GTACCTGCTGCTCAGAACACACCAGTTGTCTCTGGACGCCTTCCTGGTCGCCTTGAAGTTCATGCAGGTCGAGGACGTGGACATCGACGAGGTCCAGTGCATCCTGGCCAACCTGATCTACATG GGCCACATCAAAGGCTACATATCACACCAGCACCAGAAGCTGGTAGTTAGCAAGCAGAACCCGTTCCCTCCGCTGTCCACAGTGTGTTGA
- the PCID2 gene encoding PCI domain-containing protein 2 isoform X1, translated as MAHITINQYLQQVYEAIDSRDGASCAELVSFKHPHVANPRLQMASPEEKCQQVLEPPYDEMFAAHLRCTYAVGNHDFIEAYKCQTVIVQSFLRAFQAHKEENWALPVMYAVALDLRVFANNADQQLVKKGKSKVGDMLEKAAELLMSCFRVCASDTRAGIEDSKKWGMLFLVNQLFKIYFKVGLWGPFLPPVSPDAISGPASTASPGRDPHLAASSQGLSTCGVQGLSRGCAHGPVGASAPRGELHLPGRAWCPLGDLGCPVGGVARWGVSPRGECRCTTGTEQVAAGRRGRTGQEVLVARRMLSRLLGSGRSGVAESPRGPSQINKLHLCRPLIRAIDSSNLKDDYSTAQRVTFRYYVGRKAMFDSDFKQAEEYLSFAFEHCHRASQKNKRMILIYLLPVKMLLGHMPTIELLRKYRLMQFAEVTKAVSEGNLLLLNEALTKHETFFIRCGIFLILEKLKIITYRNLFKKVYLLLRTHQLSLDAFLVALKFMQVEDVDIDEVQCILANLIYMGHIKGYISHQHQKLVVSKQNPFPPLSTVC; from the exons ATGGCGCACATCACCATCAACCAGTACCTGCAGCAG GTCTATGAAGCCATCGACAGCAGGGATGGGGCGTCCTGTGCAGAGCTGGTGTCCTTCAAGCACCCTCACGTTGCCAATCCACGGCTTCAG ATGGCCTCTCCAGAAGAGAAGTGTCAGCAGGTTTTGGAACCCCCTTATGACGAAATGTTTGCTGCTCATTTAAG ATGCACCTATGCGGTGGGGAACCACGATTTCATCGAGGCGTATAAATGCCAGACTGTCATCGTCCA GTCGTTCCTGCGCGCGTTTCAAGcccacaaagaagaaaactg GGCCCTGCCTGTCATGTATGCTGTCGCCCTTGACCTCCGGGTGTTTGCCAACAAC GCGGACCAGCAGCTGGTGAAGAAGGGGAAGAGCAAGGTCGGGGACATGCTGGAGAAGGCGGCCGAGCTGCTCATGAGCTGCTTCCGCGTCTGCGCCAGCGACAC GCGGGCCGGCATCGAGGACTCCAAGAAGTGGGGGATGCTGTTCCTGGTGAACCAGCTGTTCAAGATCTACTTCAAGGTGGGACTGTGgggccccttccttcctcctgtctccccGGATGCCATCTCCGGACCGGCCTCCACGGCCTCGCCGGGTCGAGACCCTCACCTGGCCGCCTCCAGCCAAGGGCTAAGCACCTGCGGGGTTCAGGGACTGTCACGAGGGTGTGCGCATGGCCCCGTGGGAGCCTCTGCCCCACGAGGGGAGCTGCACCTCCCGGGGAGAGCCTGGTGCCCACTGGGGGACCTGGGCTGTCCCGTGGGGGGTGTCGCCCGGTGGGGGGTGTCGCCCCGTGGGGAGTGTCGCTGTACGACTGGTACGGAGCAGGTGGCCGCGGGCAGGCGGGGGCGGACGGGTCAAGAGGTCCTCGTGGCGCGGCGCATGCTCTCGCGTCTCTTGGGAAGCGGTCGGTCCGGTGTCGCTGAGTCGCCGCGGGGGCCGTCGCAGATCAACAAGCTGCACCTGTGCCGGCCGCTCATCCGCGCCATCGACAGCTCGAACCTCAAGGATGACTACAGCACCGCGCAGAGGGTGACGTTCAGGTACTACGTCGGGCGCAAGGCCATGTTCGACAGCGACTTCAAGCAAG CGGAGGAGTACCTGTCCTTCGCCTTCGAGCACTGCCACCGCGCGAGTCAGAAGAACAAAAGGATGATTCTGATATATTTGCTTCCGGTCAAAATGCTGCTG GGTCACATGCCGACCATCGAGCTGTTGAGGAAGTACCGTCTCATGCAGTTTGCCGAAGTGACCAAAGCCGTCAG CGAAGGCAACCTCCTGCTCCTGAACGAGGCGCTGACGAAGCACGAGACCTTCTTCATCCGCTGCGGCATCTTCCTCATCCTCGAGAAGCTGAAAATCATCACCTACAGGAATCTTTTCAAGAAAGT GTACCTGCTGCTCAGAACACACCAGTTGTCTCTGGACGCCTTCCTGGTCGCCTTGAAGTTCATGCAGGTCGAGGACGTGGACATCGACGAGGTCCAGTGCATCCTGGCCAACCTGATCTACATG GGCCACATCAAAGGCTACATATCACACCAGCACCAGAAGCTGGTAGTTAGCAAGCAGAACCCGTTCCCTCCGCTGTCCACAGTGTGTTGA